The following proteins are co-located in the Pseudomonas cavernae genome:
- a CDS encoding CidA/LrgA family protein has product MYRVSLRFTRLCLELAVLIGLYGLGTLLAGWLGWPIPGGVIGLALLLLAFASGWLKPAALKLGAGLLLAEMLLFFIPALMSLLDYGSLVRQDGWRILLVIGVSTLLVMLSTALAVEWVCRWRARHDC; this is encoded by the coding sequence ATGTACCGAGTTTCCCTGCGCTTCACCCGTCTGTGCCTGGAACTGGCCGTGCTGATCGGCCTGTACGGTCTCGGCACGCTGCTGGCCGGCTGGCTGGGCTGGCCGATTCCCGGCGGGGTGATCGGCCTGGCGTTGCTGTTGCTGGCCTTTGCCAGCGGCTGGCTGAAGCCGGCGGCGCTAAAGCTGGGGGCCGGCCTGCTGCTGGCTGAAATGCTGCTGTTCTTCATCCCGGCGCTGATGAGCCTGCTCGACTACGGCAGCCTGGTGCGCCAGGACGGCTGGCGGATTCTGCTGGTGATCGGCGTCAGCACCCTGCTGGTGATGCTCAGCACGGCGCTGGCGGTGGAGTGGGTGTGTCGCTGGAGGGCGCGTCATGACTGTTGA
- a CDS encoding LrgB family protein: MTVELQAWLWLALTLGVYVLSRWLYRRSGRYLLSPLLLVPAVLLAVALPLHTRYAEYSALTHWLMALLGPATVAFAVPIWQQRAMLARHWPALLAGMLVGSTVAMASSWGLANALALDQQVQLSLLPRSISTPFAMPLAADLGGVPGLTAVFVLVTGVFGAAAGGLLLKWLPLKSSLARGALFGVGAHAAGASRASEIGREEGSVAGLVMVLMGLLNLFAAPLLSHLL; the protein is encoded by the coding sequence ATGACTGTTGAGTTGCAGGCCTGGTTGTGGCTGGCGCTGACCCTCGGCGTGTATGTCCTCAGTCGCTGGCTGTACCGGCGCAGCGGCCGCTACCTGCTGTCGCCGCTGCTGCTGGTGCCGGCCGTGTTGCTGGCCGTGGCGCTGCCGCTGCACACCCGCTACGCCGAGTATTCCGCCCTGACCCATTGGCTGATGGCACTGCTCGGCCCGGCCACCGTGGCCTTTGCCGTGCCGATCTGGCAGCAGCGCGCGATGCTCGCCCGCCATTGGCCGGCGCTGCTGGCCGGCATGCTGGTCGGCAGCACGGTGGCGATGGCCAGCTCCTGGGGCCTGGCCAATGCGCTGGCGCTGGATCAGCAGGTGCAGCTGTCGTTGCTGCCGCGCTCGATCAGCACGCCGTTCGCCATGCCGCTGGCCGCCGATCTCGGCGGCGTGCCGGGGCTGACCGCGGTGTTCGTGCTGGTCACCGGGGTGTTCGGTGCCGCCGCCGGTGGCCTGCTGCTCAAGTGGCTGCCGCTGAAGAGCAGCCTGGCCCGCGGCGCGCTGTTCGGCGTCGGCGCGCATGCTGCAGGCGCCAGCCGCGCCAGCGAGATCGGCCGCGAGGAGGGCTCGGTGGCCGGTCTGGTGATGGTCCTGATGGGCCTGCTCAATCTGTTCGCCGCGCCGTTGCTCAGCCACCTGCTGTGA
- a CDS encoding class II aldolase/adducin family protein, with protein MTAAHALPVANVKDQVSAAEWQTRVDLAACYRLIALHGWDDLIFTHISAKIPGTEEFLINPFGMMFHEITASSLIKIDLAGNKLMDSPFNINPAGYTIHSAVHEVRHEVACVVHIHTAAGIAVSAQKQGLLPLSQQSLFVLSSLAYHGYEGVALHHEEKARLQADLGAANFMILPNHGLLTAANSIADAFLMMFTLQRACEIQVMAQSGGAELIHIPQQILDGAKAMAAGVTGSKQGMGGALAWPALLRKLDQQMPGYAE; from the coding sequence GTGACCGCTGCTCATGCTCTGCCCGTCGCCAACGTCAAGGACCAAGTGTCCGCCGCCGAATGGCAGACCCGTGTCGACCTCGCCGCCTGCTACCGGCTGATCGCCCTGCATGGCTGGGACGACCTGATCTTCACCCACATCTCGGCGAAGATCCCCGGCACCGAGGAGTTCCTGATCAACCCGTTCGGGATGATGTTCCATGAGATCACCGCGTCCAGCCTGATCAAGATCGACCTGGCCGGCAACAAGCTGATGGACAGCCCGTTCAACATCAACCCGGCCGGCTACACCATTCACAGCGCCGTGCACGAGGTGCGCCACGAAGTGGCCTGTGTGGTGCACATCCACACCGCCGCCGGCATCGCCGTGTCGGCGCAGAAGCAGGGCCTGCTGCCGCTGTCGCAGCAGTCGTTGTTCGTGCTCTCCAGCCTGGCTTATCACGGCTACGAGGGGGTGGCGCTGCACCACGAGGAGAAGGCCCGGCTGCAGGCTGACCTGGGCGCGGCCAACTTCATGATCCTGCCCAACCACGGCCTGCTCACCGCGGCCAACAGCATCGCCGACGCCTTCCTGATGATGTTCACCCTGCAGCGCGCCTGCGAGATCCAGGTGATGGCGCAGAGCGGCGGCGCCGAGCTGATCCACATCCCGCAGCAGATCCTCGATGGCGCCAAGGCTATGGCGGCCGGGGTGACCGGAAGCAAACAGGGCATGGGCGGCGCGCTGGCCTGGCCGGCGCTGCTTCGCAAGCTCGATCAGCAGATGCCCGGCTACGCCGAGTGA
- a CDS encoding alpha/beta fold hydrolase, with the protein MKLPGIALADWRAQGQSFSYQGHAIRYWTAGEGAPLLLLHGFPTASWDWHYLWAPLAARYRLIACDMLGFGDSAKPRGHDYRLLEQADIQQALLQHLGVEQPVHVLAHDYGDSVAQELLARHEDGHFAMASCVFLNGGLFPETHRPALIQKLLLSPFGALVGRRFNRRKLAANFARIFGPETQPAESEVDDFWRLITQNDGQGVMHRLIRYLPERAQQRERWLVAMQRTQVPLRVIDGAVDPISGVHMVARYRELIADADTVLLDDIGHYPQVEAPERVLKHYLEFRARIAKRTAVIDT; encoded by the coding sequence GTGAAACTGCCCGGCATCGCCCTGGCCGATTGGCGCGCCCAGGGTCAGAGCTTCAGCTACCAGGGCCATGCCATCCGCTACTGGACGGCGGGCGAGGGCGCGCCGCTGCTGCTGCTCCACGGTTTTCCCACCGCCAGTTGGGACTGGCACTACCTGTGGGCACCGCTGGCGGCGCGCTACCGGCTGATCGCCTGCGACATGCTCGGCTTCGGCGACTCGGCCAAGCCGCGCGGCCATGACTACCGCCTGCTCGAGCAGGCGGATATCCAGCAGGCCTTGCTGCAGCACCTCGGCGTCGAGCAGCCGGTGCACGTGCTGGCCCACGATTACGGCGACAGCGTCGCCCAGGAACTGCTGGCGCGCCACGAGGACGGCCACTTCGCCATGGCCAGCTGCGTGTTCCTCAACGGCGGGCTGTTCCCCGAGACCCACCGGCCGGCGCTGATCCAGAAGCTGTTACTGAGTCCGTTCGGCGCCCTGGTCGGTCGGCGATTCAACCGGCGCAAACTGGCCGCCAACTTCGCCCGGATCTTCGGTCCCGAGACCCAGCCTGCGGAAAGCGAAGTGGACGATTTCTGGCGCCTGATCACCCAGAACGACGGGCAAGGGGTGATGCACCGGCTGATCCGCTACCTGCCCGAGCGCGCTCAGCAGCGCGAGCGCTGGCTGGTGGCGATGCAGCGCACGCAAGTGCCGCTGCGGGTGATCGACGGTGCGGTCGACCCGATTTCCGGGGTGCACATGGTGGCGCGCTATCGCGAGCTGATCGCGGACGCCGACACCGTGCTGCTCGACGACATCGGCCATTACCCGCAGGTCGAGGCGCCGGAGCGGGTGCTCAAGCATTACCTGGAGTTTCGCGCGCGGATCGCCAAGCGCACGGCGGTGATAGATACCTAG
- a CDS encoding SDR family oxidoreductase — translation MSDAIRFEDQVVIVTGAGGGLGRAHALLFAKHGAKVVVNDLGGSTHGEGANASAADRVVAEIREAGGTAVANHDSVTDGDKIVQNALDAFGRVDVVVNNAGILRDKTFAKMEDADWDLVYKVHVEGAYKVTHAAWPHLREQNFGRVIFTASTSGIYGNFGQSNYGMAKLGLYGLTRTLAIEGRKNNILVNAIAPTGGTRMTEGLIPPAVFEQLKPELISPLVVYLGSAACEETGGLFEVGGGWVGKVRWERSNGVGFNPLQGFSPEDVAASWAQIGDFAGASHPADTSQALGAMLANLQKYVKLG, via the coding sequence ATGAGTGATGCCATCCGTTTTGAAGACCAGGTCGTCATCGTCACCGGCGCCGGTGGTGGCCTCGGCCGCGCCCATGCGCTGCTGTTCGCCAAACATGGCGCCAAGGTGGTGGTCAACGACCTCGGTGGCAGCACCCATGGCGAAGGCGCCAACGCCTCGGCGGCCGACCGCGTGGTGGCGGAGATCCGCGAAGCCGGCGGCACCGCGGTGGCCAACCATGACTCGGTGACCGACGGCGACAAGATTGTGCAGAACGCCCTGGACGCCTTCGGCCGCGTCGATGTGGTGGTCAACAACGCCGGCATCCTGCGCGACAAGACCTTCGCCAAGATGGAAGACGCCGACTGGGACCTGGTCTACAAGGTCCATGTCGAAGGCGCCTACAAGGTCACCCACGCCGCCTGGCCGCACCTGCGCGAGCAGAACTTCGGCCGCGTCATCTTCACCGCGTCGACCTCCGGCATCTACGGCAACTTCGGCCAGTCCAACTACGGCATGGCCAAGCTCGGCCTGTACGGCCTGACCCGCACCCTGGCCATCGAAGGCCGCAAGAACAACATCTTGGTCAACGCCATCGCCCCCACCGGCGGCACCCGCATGACCGAAGGGCTTATCCCGCCGGCGGTGTTCGAGCAGCTCAAGCCAGAACTGATCAGCCCGCTGGTGGTGTACCTCGGCAGCGCCGCCTGCGAAGAAACCGGCGGCCTGTTCGAAGTCGGCGGCGGCTGGGTCGGCAAGGTGCGCTGGGAGCGTAGCAACGGCGTCGGCTTCAACCCGCTGCAGGGTTTCAGCCCGGAGGACGTGGCCGCCAGCTGGGCGCAGATCGGCGACTTCGCCGGCGCCAGCCACCCCGCCGACACCAGCCAGGCGCTGGGCGCGATGCTCGCCAACCTGCAGAAGTACGTGAAGCTCGGCTGA
- a CDS encoding crotonase/enoyl-CoA hydratase family protein yields the protein MSVIIEKNGPVTTLIIDRPQVRNAVDRPTAEALAAALRAFEADAEARVAVLTGAGGSFCAGADLGAVAADATRANRLEADGDGPMGPSRMQLSKPLIAAVEGHAVAGGLELALLADLRVMAADAVLGVFCRRFGVPLIDGGTVRLPRIVGQSRALDLILTGRPVQAEEALAIGLVNRVVAPGTARAAAEQLAREIAAFPQRCLLADRASAYKQWELPFAQALAHEFQGGLAVIESGETQAGAQRFKGGEGRHGRFE from the coding sequence ATGAGCGTGATCATCGAGAAGAACGGCCCGGTCACCACCCTGATCATCGACCGGCCGCAGGTACGCAACGCCGTCGACCGGCCGACCGCCGAGGCGCTGGCCGCGGCCCTGCGCGCCTTCGAGGCGGACGCCGAGGCGCGGGTGGCGGTGCTCACCGGTGCCGGCGGCAGCTTCTGCGCCGGCGCCGACCTCGGCGCGGTGGCGGCCGACGCCACTCGCGCCAATCGCCTCGAGGCCGACGGCGACGGGCCGATGGGGCCGAGCCGCATGCAGCTGAGCAAGCCGCTGATCGCCGCCGTCGAAGGCCATGCAGTGGCCGGCGGCCTGGAGCTGGCGTTGCTCGCCGACCTGCGGGTGATGGCCGCGGATGCGGTGCTCGGGGTGTTCTGCCGGCGCTTCGGCGTGCCGCTGATCGACGGCGGCACCGTGCGCCTGCCGCGCATCGTCGGCCAAAGTCGGGCGCTCGACCTGATCCTCACCGGCCGCCCGGTGCAGGCCGAGGAGGCGCTGGCCATCGGCCTGGTCAACCGGGTGGTGGCGCCGGGCACGGCGCGCGCGGCGGCCGAGCAGCTGGCGCGGGAGATCGCCGCCTTCCCGCAGCGCTGCCTGCTGGCCGACCGCGCCAGTGCCTATAAACAGTGGGAGTTGCCGTTCGCGCAGGCGCTGGCCCATGAATTCCAGGGTGGCCTGGCGGTGATCGAAAGTGGCGAGACCCAGGCCGGTGCCCAGCGTTTCAAGGGCGGAGAGGGGCGGCACGGCCGCTTTGAGTGA
- a CDS encoding DUF1302 domain-containing protein — protein MTKTTRPGIFQPQTLALAVALGVSAQAQAVNFNIGEIEGQFDSSLSVGASWSTAKADKDLIGAANGGTGFTQTGDDGHLNFKRGETFSKIFKGIHDLELKYGDAGVFLRGKYWYDFELKDESRLFKDISDDGRKEGAKSAGYQLLDAFAYYNYNLADKPGTVRLGKQVVSWGESTFIGNSINSINPIDAAAFRRPGAEIKEGLIPVNMFYLAQSLTENLSAEAFYQLEWDQTVVDNCGTFFSSADVLADGCDNNFTILDPATINALRAPGTLALLNSRGVNVVPEGLIVPRGGDRDADDSGQFGTALRWLGDETEYAAYFLNYHSRTPNLSMKNATSADIVRAFTTAGGALAQPILLGRGSYFLEYPEDIQLYGLSFSTTLPTGTAWNGEISYRPNMPLQINGTDMTAKLATVPAGAFAGAGGGAAGVGAAAATGGFESRGYNRKEVTQAQTTLTHFFDQVLGADRLTLVGEVGYTRIGALENPNEVAYGRDSIYGSPHGTAASNVQALRAYGTHGFFTSSSWGYRARGILDYSDVFAGINLKPNLAWSHDVDGYGPVFNEGSKAVSVGVDADYQNTYTASLSYTDFFGGDFNTQTDRDFIALSVGVNF, from the coding sequence ATGACAAAAACAACAAGGCCCGGAATCTTCCAGCCGCAGACGCTGGCGCTGGCCGTCGCACTGGGTGTGAGCGCCCAGGCGCAAGCGGTGAATTTCAATATCGGGGAAATCGAGGGGCAGTTCGATTCGTCGCTGTCGGTGGGCGCCAGCTGGAGCACCGCCAAGGCCGACAAGGATCTGATCGGCGCGGCGAACGGTGGCACCGGCTTCACCCAGACCGGTGACGACGGCCATCTCAACTTCAAGCGCGGCGAAACCTTCTCGAAGATCTTCAAGGGCATCCACGACCTCGAGCTGAAATACGGCGATGCCGGCGTGTTCCTGCGTGGCAAGTACTGGTACGACTTCGAGCTGAAGGATGAGAGCCGCCTGTTCAAGGACATCAGCGACGACGGCCGCAAGGAAGGCGCCAAGTCCGCCGGCTACCAGTTGCTCGATGCCTTCGCCTATTACAACTACAACCTCGCCGATAAGCCCGGCACCGTGCGCCTGGGCAAGCAGGTGGTGAGCTGGGGCGAGAGCACCTTCATCGGCAACTCGATCAATAGCATCAACCCGATCGACGCCGCCGCCTTCCGCCGGCCCGGCGCGGAGATCAAGGAAGGCCTGATTCCGGTCAACATGTTCTACCTGGCGCAGAGCCTGACCGAGAACCTGTCGGCCGAGGCCTTCTACCAGCTGGAATGGGACCAGACCGTCGTCGACAACTGCGGCACCTTCTTCTCCTCGGCCGACGTGCTCGCCGATGGTTGCGACAACAACTTCACCATTCTCGATCCGGCGACCATCAACGCCTTACGCGCGCCGGGGACCTTGGCGTTGCTGAACTCGCGGGGCGTCAATGTGGTGCCGGAAGGCCTCATCGTCCCCCGTGGCGGCGACCGCGATGCGGACGACTCCGGCCAGTTCGGCACCGCCCTGCGCTGGCTGGGCGACGAGACCGAGTACGCGGCCTATTTCCTCAACTACCACAGCCGTACGCCTAACTTGAGCATGAAGAATGCCACCTCCGCGGACATTGTCCGGGCCTTCACCACCGCCGGCGGGGCATTGGCCCAGCCGATCCTGCTCGGGCGCGGCAGCTACTTCCTCGAATACCCCGAGGACATCCAGCTCTACGGCCTGAGCTTCTCCACCACGCTGCCCACCGGCACCGCCTGGAACGGCGAAATCAGCTACCGGCCGAACATGCCGCTGCAAATCAACGGCACCGACATGACGGCCAAACTGGCCACCGTTCCTGCGGGGGCTTTCGCCGGGGCTGGCGGTGGCGCCGCCGGGGTAGGTGCGGCAGCGGCCACGGGCGGATTCGAGAGCCGCGGTTACAACCGCAAGGAAGTCACTCAGGCACAGACCACCCTGACCCACTTCTTCGACCAGGTATTGGGCGCCGACCGCCTGACCCTGGTGGGCGAGGTCGGCTACACCCGCATCGGCGCGCTGGAGAATCCGAACGAGGTGGCCTACGGCCGTGATTCCATCTACGGCTCGCCCCATGGCACCGCGGCGTCCAACGTGCAGGCCTTGCGGGCTTACGGCACCCACGGTTTCTTCACCTCGTCGTCCTGGGGCTATCGCGCTCGCGGCATCCTCGACTACTCCGACGTGTTCGCCGGCATCAACCTCAAGCCGAACCTGGCCTGGTCACACGACGTGGACGGCTATGGCCCGGTCTTCAACGAAGGCTCCAAGGCGGTCAGCGTCGGCGTCGATGCCGATTACCAGAACACCTACACCGCTAGCCTCAGTTACACCGATTTCTTCGGTGGCGATTTCAACACCCAGACCGACCGCGATTTCATCGCGCTCAGCGTCGGCGTGAACTTCTAA
- a CDS encoding DUF1329 domain-containing protein: MTIRKSMLQCSALALSLLAANVMAAVSADQVGKLGSTLTPLGGEQAGNADGTIPAWDGGLKPGAAPVTPNGFLGDPYAGEKPLFTITAQNLDQYKSKLSEGQLAMFKRYPETYVMPVYTTHRSVSVPENINQAAKISAQKTMLMEGGNGLKGFTDSRYYAFPIPQNGLEVVWNHITRYRGGNLRRTIAQATPQTNGSYTVVYFEDEVSFPDGMSGLTPEKAANALLFFKQRVTAPARLAGNVLLVHDSLDQVAEPRMAWIYNAGQRRVRRAPQVAYDGPGTASDGLRTSDNFDMYNGAPDRYDWKLIGKKELYIPYNNFRMGLPTVKYSDILKAGHTNQQLARYELHRVWEVEATLKSGERNIYGKRRFFLDEDSWQIAVSEHYDGRGQLWRIGQAMLTQHFEAQTPSYAFEALYDIISGRYLAIGMNNEEKQAFQFGIKTSAADYTPAALRSTGVR; this comes from the coding sequence ATGACAATCCGCAAGAGCATGCTGCAGTGCAGCGCCCTGGCTCTGAGCCTGCTGGCTGCCAACGTGATGGCGGCGGTCAGCGCCGACCAGGTCGGCAAACTCGGTTCCACCCTGACGCCGCTGGGCGGTGAGCAGGCCGGTAACGCCGATGGCACCATCCCGGCCTGGGACGGCGGCCTCAAGCCCGGCGCTGCGCCGGTGACTCCGAACGGCTTCCTCGGCGACCCGTACGCCGGCGAGAAACCGCTGTTCACCATCACCGCGCAGAACCTCGACCAGTACAAGTCCAAGCTGTCCGAGGGCCAGTTGGCGATGTTCAAGCGTTATCCGGAAACCTACGTGATGCCGGTGTACACCACCCATCGCTCGGTTTCGGTGCCGGAGAACATCAACCAGGCGGCCAAGATCAGCGCGCAGAAAACCATGCTGATGGAAGGCGGTAACGGCCTGAAGGGCTTCACCGACAGCCGCTACTACGCGTTCCCGATCCCGCAGAACGGTCTGGAAGTGGTGTGGAACCACATCACCCGTTACCGCGGCGGCAACCTGCGCCGCACCATCGCCCAGGCTACTCCGCAAACCAACGGCTCCTACACCGTGGTTTACTTTGAGGACGAAGTCTCGTTCCCTGACGGGATGTCCGGCCTGACGCCGGAAAAAGCCGCCAATGCGCTGCTGTTCTTCAAGCAGCGGGTGACGGCGCCGGCGCGTCTGGCCGGTAACGTGCTGCTGGTTCACGATTCGCTTGACCAGGTCGCCGAGCCGCGCATGGCGTGGATCTACAACGCCGGTCAGCGCCGCGTGCGCCGCGCCCCGCAGGTGGCCTACGACGGTCCGGGTACCGCCTCCGACGGTCTGCGTACCTCCGACAACTTCGACATGTACAACGGCGCGCCGGATCGCTACGACTGGAAACTGATCGGCAAGAAGGAGCTGTACATCCCGTACAACAACTTCCGCATGGGTCTGCCGACGGTCAAGTACAGCGACATCCTCAAGGCCGGCCACACCAACCAGCAACTGGCGCGCTACGAGCTGCACCGCGTCTGGGAAGTGGAAGCCACGCTGAAGAGCGGCGAGCGCAACATCTACGGCAAGCGTCGCTTCTTCCTCGACGAGGACAGCTGGCAGATCGCCGTGTCCGAGCACTATGACGGTCGCGGTCAACTGTGGCGCATCGGTCAGGCCATGCTGACGCAGCACTTCGAGGCGCAAACCCCGTCCTACGCCTTCGAAGCCCTCTACGACATCATTAGCGGTCGCTACCTGGCGATCGGCATGAACAACGAAGAGAAGCAGGCCTTCCAGTTCGGCATCAAGACCTCGGCGGCGGACTACACCCCGGCAGCGTTGCGCAGCACCGGCGTGCGCTAA